A window of Roseburia hominis A2-183 genomic DNA:
ATTCGACATCACCATCGGTCGGCTTTCCGATCTGTGGGACATCTCAACCAAAGCGCTGCTTGATCAGACCGATGTCTCCATGATCCCCTCCGACACGGACATTCAGGCGGCTCTTGCCACAGTGGATTACCGGGAGATTCAGATTGACGGCAACACAGTGACTCTGCAAAATCCCGATGCCAGGATTGATCTGGGCGGCATCGCCAAAGGCTATATCGCGGATCAGATGAAAGCCTACCTGAACCAGAAGGGAATTACTTCCGGTTACATCAATCTCGGCGGAAATGTGCTTGCGCTCGGCGCGAAGACGGACGGTTCGGCATACACCATCGGCATACAGCGTCCGTTTGGTGAGGAAAACGAAGCGATTGCCTCCGTCTCCATCACCGATCAGACCGTCGTATCCTCCGGCGTCTACGAACGCTATTTTGAAGTAGATGGGACGCGTTATCACCATATCCTGGACACCGCGACCGGTTACCCTTACGATAACGGGCTCCTTGAGGTCACGATCATCACCGGTGCATCGGTGGACGGCGACGGTCTCTCCACCACCTGTTTCTCCCTCGGGCTGGAAGACGGTATGGCGCTCGTTGAAAGCCTTGATGCTACGGAAGCTATTTTCATCACAGACGACTATGAAGTACACACCAGCTCCGGCATGGGAACCGTCATTCCCTATGAGATTCTGGAAGATTAAACAACAAAACAGGCGTGAAGAATTCGTACTTATTACCGCGAATTCTTCACGCCTGTTTTTATTTCACACTTTCATTCCAAGAAACGATTCTTACAGAATGATTTTCGGAGAAAATGATTCTTACAAAATAATTTTCTTTGGACACTTCTGTGCACAAATACCGCATCCGACACACTTCTCCTGATCAATGTATGCCACGTTGTCAATGACATGAACTGCATCCTTCGGGCAGTTCTTCTCACACAAATGACATCCGATACATCCAACGGAACATGCCTTCATGACATCCTTGCCCTTATCCTTGGAGCTGCACTGTACAATGTGCTTTGCCTTGTAAGGAACAAGCTCGATCAGATGCTTCGGACATGCAGCAACACATTTTCCACATGCCTTACATACTTCCTTGTCAACCTGCGCAATGCCGTCCACGATATGAATCGCATCAAACGGACAAGCCTTTACACAGCTACCGTATCCAAGGCATCCGTAATTACAGGACTTCGGTCCGCCGTTCGGCACGAATGCCATGGCTGCACAGTCCTCGTTGCCGGTATACTCGTAATCGCGTCCTGCCTTCTCACAGGTTCCCGCACACTTTACAAATGCTACCTTGCGCTCGCCTTCCTCGGCTGCCACACCCATGATCTCACCGATCTTGGCTGCAACCGGCGCGCCGCCGACCGGACACTGATTGACCGGAGCCTCGCCCTTTGCGATTGCTGCTGCCAGACCGGAACAACCGGCATAACCACAGCCACCACAGTTATTTCCCGGAAGCACACCTAAGATTGCTTCCTCTTTTTCATCTACCTCTACCTTGAACTTTTCTCCGGAAATACCAAGGAAAAATCCAATCAAGATACCTACGCCGCCCACGATTAAGGCTGCAAATAAAATTGCTGTAACGTTCATCTTCTTTTTCCTCCTAAATCATTCCTGAGAATCCCATGAATGCGATTGACATCAGACATGCGGAAATCAATACGATTGCAGTACCCTGAAACGGCTTCGGGATATCATTGTACTCGATCTTCTCACGCACACCTGCCATTAAAACGATCGCAATCAGGAAACCAAATGCGGTTGCAAAACCGTTTACCACGCTCTCCAAAATACCGTATTCCTTGGTAACATTCGTCAGTGCAACACCGAGAACGGCACAGTTTGTCGTAATCAGCGGAAGGTATACACCAAGGCTCTGGTATAATGCCGGCATGGACTTCTTCAAGAACATCTCAACGAACTGTACCAGTGCAGCAATTACAAGAATAAATACAATCGTCTGCAGGTAGGTAAGGTCAATGCCCTTGCTCATCAGATAGCTGTTGGCAAGGATATATTTGTAGATCAGCGCTGTCACGAACGAAGAGATCGTGATAACGAATACAACTGCGCCACCCATTCCGGCAGCGGTCTCTGTTTTCTTGGAAACGCCTAAAAACGGACAGATACCAAGGAACTGACTTAATACAACGTTATTGACAATGGCAGAGCCGATTGCAATTAAAAGTAATGTTTTCATCCGTATCTATCCTCCTATTCTGCTTTTTCTGCCGGAGTTTCCGCTGCCGGTTTCTTACCGGTGCATGCAGCAGACATACTGCATCCTGCACAGTCTCCGGTGATACATCCGGACGGCTCGGCAAGCGGCTTGCCCTTGGCTGCCATCTTCTCACGGACGATCTTCATCACAGCTACCAGACATGCCAGTACTAGGAATGCTCCCGGTGCCATAACAAAGATGGTGATCGGTGTGAACCAGCTTAAGGACAGAATCTGGAAACCAAAGATCTGACCTGCGCCCAGAAGCTCACGGAACAGTCCGATCAGGGTAAGACCCATCGTAAATCCAAGTCCCATACCAAGTCCATCGAAAAGAGACGGAACTACCGGATTCTTGGAAGCATAGCTCTCAGCACGGCCGAGGATAATACAGTTTACAACGATTAACGGGATATACACACCCAGCGACTCGGAGAGGCTCGGGGTATACGCCTGCATGATAAACTGCACCACTGTTACCAGCGATGCAACGATAACAATGTATGCCGGCATACGCACACCGTCCGGAATCACCTTACGGAATGCGGAAATCAGCATATTGGAAAGTACCAGTACCACTGTTGTGGAAAGTCCCATACCAAGTCCGTTGATTGCGGAGGATGTGACAGCAAGTGTCGGACACATACCAAGCATCAGAACGAAAGTAGGATTTTCCTTAATGAGTCCATTATATAAACGTTCTACATTCTTGTTCATTGATTAGTTACCTCCTTCTAATACGCTGTGGAAGTATGTAAGGCAGGCATTCACACCGTTCGCCATCGCCTTGGAAGTAATGGTGGAACCGGAAATTGCCTCGATCTCATTGTCCGCAGACGGTGTCGACTTCACAACCGTAAAGGAGTCTACGTTCTTGCCCTCAAACTGGCTGTAGAACGGCTCTTCCTGTGCTTTCATACCAAGTCCCGGTGTCTCGGAAATACTTGTGATGGAATAACCGTTGACCGTACCGTCATTCTGGATGCCGACAGAGAATGTAATGCTGCCCTGGCTTCCGTCCTTCGCCGTTACGGTAAGCACATAGCCGAGCGGATTGCCGGAAGCGTCAAGTGCTGTGTTGACAGCCTCGATATCGTCAGAATATCCATTCTGCGCCATAAGATCTTCCGCTGCAGCGGTGTCGAAATCAGCGTACTCCTCAAAGGAATCCGCATCCTCAAATACCTGCTTGTAAGCGGACTGTGTCTTCTCATAATTTACCTGGTCGATCGGGCCTTTGGTAATGCCGTAGACCACGCCGAGGATCAGACCTAATACAACAGTAAAAGCAAATAAAACCAATGCGTCATGTACAATCTTCTTGTTCATTTCTATTTGCCTCCTTCCTGCTTCTTCGCTTCCTTCACCTGACCGAATGCCATCGGCACCGTGTGCTTCTCAATAAGCGGCACAAGGATATTGCTTAAGATGATGGCGAAGGAAACACCCTCTGCATTCGCGCCGAAGCAGCGGAACAATCCGGTCAGGATACCGCAGCAGATACCAAAGATGATCTGCCCCATCGGTGTAATCGGGGATGTCACATAATCCGTTGCCATGAAGAATGCGCCGAGCATCAGACCGCCGCCGCAAAGCTGTGCGGTAAGATAGCTGCCGTCAAATCCATGACCGCCGAATAAAAGCATGAATACAGCAAATGTAATAATGTAAGATGCCGGGATGCGAAGGTTGATCACACCCATCAGAATCAGGAAAATAGCTCCGATCAGGATAGCGATCGCAGATGTCTCACCAATGGTACCTGCGGTGCGTCCGATCAGCATATCCATCGTATTGACCGCCTCACCGTTACGCATGGCAGCAAGCGGTGTTACGCTGGAATACACTTCAATACCGTTCTTTGTGATGCCGAACTTTGTCATATCAGCAGCAAATGCAATCAAAAGGAAGCATCTTGCGCCCAGCGCCGGGTTCATGAAATTCTGTCCCAGTCCGCCAAACAGACATTTTACAACCACGATTGCAAACACACCGCCGATTACCGCCTCCCACCACGGAAGGGTTGCCGGAAGGTTCAATGCCAGAAGCAGTCCCGTTACAACGGCGCTCAGGTCATCGATCGTCTGCTTTTTATGTACAATCTTATTAAATACCCACTCTGATGCCACACAGCTTGCGATCGTTACCAGAATCAGAACCAATGCCTTATATCCGAAATTGTAAATACCGAACAGGCTTGTCGGAAGCAATGCAATAATCACATACAGCATAATACGGCTTGTGGTATCTTTGGCACGAACGTGTGGTGATGATGAAACATGATATAAATCACTCACGATAATCCACCTCTCTCTTCTTGTTTTTTGAATTATTTTTTGCGTTTTGCAGCAAGTACCTGCTTTTTCATCGTCTTAATGGACTGTGCGAGCTGTCTGCGTGCAGGGCATACAAAACTGCAGCTTCCGCACTCCACGCACTCGAGTCCGTGCCAGGATTCAAACGCCTCAGCCAGACCGTTATTGGAAAACTTGGCAAGTCTTGACGGAATCAGCTGCTCCGGGCATGCTTCCACACAGCGGCCGCAGTTGATACATGCGGACGGCTCCACCTTGGACACTTCGTCCTTGCTTAAGCAAAGCAGTGAGGAAGATGTCTTTGTCGTGGGAATATCCAGGCTAAACATTGCAAATCCCATCATCGGACCACCGGAAATAATCTTCTCCGGCTGTGTCTTAAATCCGCCGGCAGCCTCCACCAGTTCTGCATAGCTGGTACCGATGCTGTATAAGAAGTTGCCCGGGTTGGCAATGGCATCGCCTGTAATCGTAGAAATACGATTGGTTACCGGTCTGCCAAGCTTTACCGCACGGTAAACAGCAATGATGGTCTCCACATTATCCACGATACATCCTGCATCTGCCGGAAGCATCTTGGAATTGATGGCGCGGCCTGTCACTGCATAAATGAGCTGACGCTCACCACCCTGCGGGTACTTGGTCTGTAAAGGACAGACCTCAATTCTCGGTTCATCCTTGACAAGCTCTGTCAGCTTTTCAATACAATCCGGCTTGTTGTCCTCGATGCCGAGAACACCCTTCGCATGATCGAACAGCTGGAGAATGATCTTCATTCCACCGATCAGCTCTTCCGGATTTTCGAGCATTCTGCGGTAGTCCGCCGTCAGATACGGCTCACACTCTGCGCAGTTTGCAATTACATATTCAATCTTTTCCGGCTCTTTCGGAGACAGCTTCACATGTGTCGGGAAACCTGCACCGCCCATGCCGACAACGCCTGCCTCTTTTACCTTATTGACAATCTCCTCCTTGGAGAGAGCCGTCACGTCTTCACACGGCGTGTACTCCACCTCTTCAAACGCCCCGTCGTTCTCAATGACGATGGAATTCACCATGTCACCGACTGCCACACGGTGCGGTTCGATTGCCTTTACTGTACCGGATGCCGACGCATAGATCGGGGATGACACAAAGCCACCTGCCTCTGCGATCTTCTGTCCTTTCAGCACCTTGTCACCAACCGCTACCACCGGAGTCGCCGGTGCACCGATATGCTGTGACAACGGGTATACCAGATCACCCTTAGGTAGAACTTCTACGATCGGCTGATCCTTTGCCAGTTCCTTTCCTTCATAAGGATGGACGCCGCCTTTAAATGTCTTAGAACCCATTTCTCGTGCCCCACTTTCTCTTATCTATATTATATTCTATGCCAAAAGTCATAGAATACCCTCGTGTAGATTATAGCACAATCACTCGGAAATTGTAGCAATTTATTGTATTTTTTCACGAACCTATTGACAAAGAATTCACAATATTTTTTCCACATTTATGTTATAATGTACGCGAAGGCAATGAGCAGTGCCAAAATCGTATCTGGCAAAATTACCTGCTTGCAGTGTATATTTTGGCTGGTACGATTTTGATAGGGCGAACGCCCGCGAGTCCGGGAAGCCGCAGGCTTTCCGGACTTTTGCCGGAGCGTACATTGCTATTTGCCGCGAACGCCCGCGAGTCCGGGAAGCCGCAGGCTTTCCGGGCTTTTGCCGGAGCGTACATTGCTATTTGCCGCGAACGCCCGCGAGTCCGGGAAATCTATGCCTTTCCAGACCTGCACAGCGGCAAAATTGGAACTCTTACCCTAATATTACATACAGAGGATTTTCAGATGATAACCTGGCATGAAGAACTGACTTTTGATTTTTCAGACCCCGTTTCCAACGAGGTATTTACAGAAAACTGCATTTTTTTTGATATTGAGACAACCGGCTTCTCGCCGG
This region includes:
- the rnfB gene encoding RnfABCDGE type electron transport complex subunit B, encoding MNVTAILFAALIVGGVGILIGFFLGISGEKFKVEVDEKEEAILGVLPGNNCGGCGYAGCSGLAAAIAKGEAPVNQCPVGGAPVAAKIGEIMGVAAEEGERKVAFVKCAGTCEKAGRDYEYTGNEDCAAMAFVPNGGPKSCNYGCLGYGSCVKACPFDAIHIVDGIAQVDKEVCKACGKCVAACPKHLIELVPYKAKHIVQCSSKDKGKDVMKACSVGCIGCHLCEKNCPKDAVHVIDNVAYIDQEKCVGCGICAQKCPKKIIL
- the rsxE gene encoding electron transport complex subunit RsxE, whose translation is MNKNVERLYNGLIKENPTFVLMLGMCPTLAVTSSAINGLGMGLSTTVVLVLSNMLISAFRKVIPDGVRMPAYIVIVASLVTVVQFIMQAYTPSLSESLGVYIPLIVVNCIILGRAESYASKNPVVPSLFDGLGMGLGFTMGLTLIGLFRELLGAGQIFGFQILSLSWFTPITIFVMAPGAFLVLACLVAVMKIVREKMAAKGKPLAEPSGCITGDCAGCSMSAACTGKKPAAETPAEKAE
- the rsxC gene encoding electron transport complex subunit RsxC encodes the protein MGSKTFKGGVHPYEGKELAKDQPIVEVLPKGDLVYPLSQHIGAPATPVVAVGDKVLKGQKIAEAGGFVSSPIYASASGTVKAIEPHRVAVGDMVNSIVIENDGAFEEVEYTPCEDVTALSKEEIVNKVKEAGVVGMGGAGFPTHVKLSPKEPEKIEYVIANCAECEPYLTADYRRMLENPEELIGGMKIILQLFDHAKGVLGIEDNKPDCIEKLTELVKDEPRIEVCPLQTKYPQGGERQLIYAVTGRAINSKMLPADAGCIVDNVETIIAVYRAVKLGRPVTNRISTITGDAIANPGNFLYSIGTSYAELVEAAGGFKTQPEKIISGGPMMGFAMFSLDIPTTKTSSSLLCLSKDEVSKVEPSACINCGRCVEACPEQLIPSRLAKFSNNGLAEAFESWHGLECVECGSCSFVCPARRQLAQSIKTMKKQVLAAKRKK
- a CDS encoding electron transport complex protein RnfA, which gives rise to MKTLLLIAIGSAIVNNVVLSQFLGICPFLGVSKKTETAAGMGGAVVFVITISSFVTALIYKYILANSYLMSKGIDLTYLQTIVFILVIAALVQFVEMFLKKSMPALYQSLGVYLPLITTNCAVLGVALTNVTKEYGILESVVNGFATAFGFLIAIVLMAGVREKIEYNDIPKPFQGTAIVLISACLMSIAFMGFSGMI
- a CDS encoding RnfABCDGE type electron transport complex subunit G; its protein translation is MNKKIVHDALVLFAFTVVLGLILGVVYGITKGPIDQVNYEKTQSAYKQVFEDADSFEEYADFDTAAAEDLMAQNGYSDDIEAVNTALDASGNPLGYVLTVTAKDGSQGSITFSVGIQNDGTVNGYSITSISETPGLGMKAQEEPFYSQFEGKNVDSFTVVKSTPSADNEIEAISGSTITSKAMANGVNACLTYFHSVLEGGN
- a CDS encoding RnfABCDGE type electron transport complex subunit D; the protein is MSDLYHVSSSPHVRAKDTTSRIMLYVIIALLPTSLFGIYNFGYKALVLILVTIASCVASEWVFNKIVHKKQTIDDLSAVVTGLLLALNLPATLPWWEAVIGGVFAIVVVKCLFGGLGQNFMNPALGARCFLLIAFAADMTKFGITKNGIEVYSSVTPLAAMRNGEAVNTMDMLIGRTAGTIGETSAIAILIGAIFLILMGVINLRIPASYIITFAVFMLLFGGHGFDGSYLTAQLCGGGLMLGAFFMATDYVTSPITPMGQIIFGICCGILTGLFRCFGANAEGVSFAIILSNILVPLIEKHTVPMAFGQVKEAKKQEGGK
- a CDS encoding FAD:protein FMN transferase, translated to MMRKKKVLSCLLVPLLSANLLLSGCSRTADEPVTKSGFYFNTVISVSIYEKGSEELLDDCFALAQKYEGYFSNTIPDSDISKINDAGGAPVTVHDETIELLKTGISYGDLSGGKFDITIGRLSDLWDISTKALLDQTDVSMIPSDTDIQAALATVDYREIQIDGNTVTLQNPDARIDLGGIAKGYIADQMKAYLNQKGITSGYINLGGNVLALGAKTDGSAYTIGIQRPFGEENEAIASVSITDQTVVSSGVYERYFEVDGTRYHHILDTATGYPYDNGLLEVTIITGASVDGDGLSTTCFSLGLEDGMALVESLDATEAIFITDDYEVHTSSGMGTVIPYEILED